The DNA segment AATAGGAACGAGGAATCCGACGAGGGGAGCAATCAGCTCCTCGATCGTGACATCGCCTTGCTGAGAGGCAAGGTGCTCGTAATGCACGGGTTCTAGGATGAGGCCGGCGGTGAACGCGCCCACGATAGGGGCCAGGCCCGCAAGTCCTGCCAAATAGGCGAAACCGAAGCAGAGAATTAAACTCGTAGCGAGCAATATCCCCTGGCTTCTCAACCGCGCCACGACGCGGAAGCACACCGGCATGATTGCGCGCCCCAAGGTGACCGCAACCAGCAAAAACCCAAGCGAAAGGCCGATCACTTGCGCGATGGAGCCAAGCGCAAGACTGGAGCCGGCTTCGGCTGCGGCAATAATGCCGCCGACAATCGCCAACACCAGCAAGCCCAAGACATCATCAATGACCGCAGCGCCAAGGATAATTTTCGCTTCATTGCTCGTAACTCGCCCGAGGTCGGAGAGGACACGTGCGGTAATACCAACGCTGGTCGCCGTCAGTGTGGCGCCAAGGTACACATGGACCAGCATATCGGCATCGGGAGTGAAGAAAGCGCCTACGCCCCAGCCAAGAAAAAAAGGAGCGATCACTCCGAGGACGGCCACAAGCAACGCGGATCCTCCCACCGTCAGCATCTCGGGCACGGTGGTGTGCAGCCCAACCGAGAAGAGCAGTAAGATAACGCCTAATTCACTGAGGATCGTTAGGACTTCATCTTGACTTACAAAGGAAAACGCCTCGATGCCGAGGAGAGAAAGATTGCCAAGGACGATGCCGACACAGAGTTCGCCCAACACTTCAGGCTGTTTGAGTCGCACCATAATGTCCCCGCCTACCTTGGCCGCGAGCAGGATAACGGTCAGGGCGAACAGCTTCGGAAGCACCGGACTGCCGTGTCCGTTGGGTGCGACGTCAACGTCGGCTAACACCCAAGCCGGAGCGAGGAATAACACGAGGAGGGTACCGTAAAAGAGCCAGCGCCAGTGCGGTAAAAAGCGAGATCGCTGTCTTTGCATCGGACGACTATACTCCAGCGCTACGGCACCTAGCAAAGGAGGCGGCTGTCGTAGCCGGAAGCCGTCGCTAGGAGAGACGCAAGAAGAACCCACCTCGCCGGATTCTCACTTTCTCAGCCGCATTTTATTTATGGTGCCGTTCGACGGCACTTGGGGGGAGGGAACTTCCATAGGCGACCAGACCAGTAATAAGACTCAAGATCAAACTGATGATGCCGACTCCCCTGGCGACGCTGGGGTGGAAAGTCACGCCCAGCAATGAAATGGATTCGCCGCTCGTGACGCCGAGTGTCACGAGATAGATTCCGATCACGGCGATCAGAACAGCGATGACCAACCCAATTTTCATCGATTTTTCCTCCTCGAGACACGGTGAGACGCAGCAAGAGTCGAGCCAAGCGCGAGTGCGGAAATTCGTTAGGGTTTGGAACAAAGCGCTCGGGCGGGAATGGGGCAAGCTGGGACTCCATCAACGCCGGTGAGGCAGGCTACCTGCATCGCGAGAGCGCCGCCCGCTCGAACATCCGAGAGGGAAACGCCCGATTTTCAACGGGGCAAAATGCCACGAGATCGAGCGCACAGTCCCAACTTGCCCTTGAGGCGATGCTCCGAGACGAGATGATCCCACAGGTTTTTACTCAGATGTCCTGGTCCCAAGTTTGCTGCCTCTCCTTCATCGTCCCCTCACATTGAGAAGAGAAAGAAATTTACCTCGCAGACAGGAAAGGCAAAGACATGAAAAAGAAGTTGGCGTTAATCGTTCCAGTGTTGCTGATGCTTTTTGGCGTGTATGCGCTGCTGACGGCGTTTGGGAGTAGTGAAGAACAAATAGCGTTGATAGCCGATCAAACCGTGCCGCGGGGCTTAGCCATCGCCTTCGGACTCGTCTGTTTGGTAGGCAGCGGCGTGGTGTTCATGACCGCTCTATCGAATAGAAAAATTACGGCTCAACCACGGACTCAGCAACCGTAAGCTCCGTCCAGATAGATGAGACCCTGAAGAGGGAGCCTCAACATCATCAAGCTAGATTGTGGCCCAGCGAGATTGTTGCCTTGGGCGTACTCTTTGCCCTCAAAGGCGTCGGCACCCAGGCGTTCTATCGGTGGATGAGTCGCGATTGGCGGGGCTTGTTTCCGG comes from the Deltaproteobacteria bacterium genome and includes:
- a CDS encoding cation:proton antiporter, encoding MQRQRSRFLPHWRWLFYGTLLVLFLAPAWVLADVDVAPNGHGSPVLPKLFALTVILLAAKVGGDIMVRLKQPEVLGELCVGIVLGNLSLLGIEAFSFVSQDEVLTILSELGVILLLFSVGLHTTVPEMLTVGGSALLVAVLGVIAPFFLGWGVGAFFTPDADMLVHVYLGATLTATSVGITARVLSDLGRVTSNEAKIILGAAVIDDVLGLLVLAIVGGIIAAAEAGSSLALGSIAQVIGLSLGFLLVAVTLGRAIMPVCFRVVARLRSQGILLATSLILCFGFAYLAGLAGLAPIVGAFTAGLILEPVHYEHLASQQGDVTIEELIAPLVGFLVPIFFVTMGARVNIADFTQSDLLGFAACLTIVAIAGKQICSLGVLQRGVDRMVVGLGMIPRGEVGLIFASIGASLTLHGKPVVDSATYGVVVIMVIGTTLVTPPLIKWRFALLPRS